Part of the Candidozyma auris chromosome 4, complete sequence genome, TGAGCTATTCATTATGTATATCACAGGTTTTGCTTAAAACCATACATCATTTCCTCCTTGTTAATCAAGTGACCAATGCTGTCGACCTCTTCCAATAGCTTGTCAACGTCAGATATCCAGTTGTTCAACAAATCATTGATGTTCTCACTATTACTGGTAATCTGAGCAGCGCCGGCACTAGTACCATGTTTCAAGTTGTCGAACTTGATAATACCCTGGGGACGGTTGATTTTCGCGGTGATCATACCTTTGTTTACCATACCACTGACATGTGCCTCCGCATCTTGTGAACTGACTTGTAACAAATAAGCCAACCGATCTAACTTGATAAACAGATAGTACATGTTGATTACACGCAAATTGTGCTCAATAATTCTGTTCTGTAAGTTTGTGTTGTTCGTCTCGTTATCAGCAAAAACAGGTGACTTATTAAGATAGTTTTCACGATATTCCATTTCGATATTTTCAGAGTGAATGAGCTCATTTGTTGTGaaaatttccaaaagcttgaacACCTTAGAATCCACATTCTTAGAAAAAGCAGTGTTGAGCTTGATTTTATGAATCAAATCGGATTGAAGGTTATCGAATGGCGATAGAATGATGTAGTAGATGATGGACACAAGCAAGTCCTTGTATTCTGAAGATTCCTTGACTAGTGGGATCTCTATCAAGAGAAGTGAGTTGTTGACAACCATGATGTAGTCATTCTCATGTTTGTTGATCTCTAGTAAGTACTTCAAGTACGTTGCCTTAAATATGTCGGCcctttcaaaatttttcaacgTTTTTAAGAGAATCTTTCTGCTCAAAATCTTTGCTTGTGCaaagtcttttttttgcaatgTCAACCTAATTTGCTCGAGAATGTActcaattttctcttcaaaaggcATCAACGAGTATGTCTCGACCTGCAAGTCACATAAGATATCTGCGGCCTTATCCAAgtcattcttcttctccaagtatATTTCAGCCAACATCTTGGAAACGACCGCCCTCTCAACCTCCACAAAGATCTTCTTATCAGTCACCGTACGAATAGTTTCAAtaatcttcatcttcttctctaaTTGCACAGGCTTGTCGTTATCTAACGTTTCGAGgctcttgatgatctcttGAATCATCAGTTGAATGGAGCTCTTGAGTTGGCCATGTTTCTTTGACAAAGGCGTGATTAATTCATCCAAGTAGTCCCAATCATCATTATGGACTAGCGTATCAACAATTTTGCTTAAGATCTTCTTACTCAGAGCCAAATCTGAAGATTGACGGATTTGCTTTTCCAACACCAAGTACTTCTCGATAGCTTGTTTGTAATCAGAAGTCTTCTCAATGAGAGGGATCTGCTCTTCAAGAGTTTCAGAAAAATCTTTTTCAGCCTTAATAGGATCTTCTCTAGACATTTTGATCGATGAAGTAACACTCTATTTCAGAAATGTCGGGAGTCTGTGCTTGCACCATTGCCACATTACGTGCGCGCATCAAAATGGCATATACATCTAAATGGCATGTAAACGAATAATTGATAGTGTAGTCGATAATTTTCGCTAGCTCTAAACTCTACAGTTATTGATGTCGAACACAAGAATGTCGGTACCTCCgcacttcttcaattcgtCCATCACATCACTTATTCTTGCCTTCTCTACCATCGAGGAAATTGCAACCCATGGCTCATCCAGCATTTCTTGGTTTTCCAATGCCGAGATAGTTGCCGCTCTTCTACCTGGAGTGATTTTCAAGACTTCTGGAACGATTGACCTTGGTGCATTGTACGTGCACAAAACGTACCTCTGAGCGGCCATAATTCCCTCAAATCTTTGATGGATGATTTTCACCAAGTCTGGGAAACgaggcttctttgaaacaATCAATTGAGCTGAAGTTTCTAAGATGGTAGCGATTGGTTTCAACCCGGCAGCCTTCATTGTCTCACCTGACTCAACCAAGTCAACAATTGCATCACCAACTCCAAGTGCACATGAGGCCTCTACTGAACCTCCGACATATCTAAtgtttgttttcttttcttggaCGCCCTGTGCCTTTTCAAGGTCAGAGAAGAATGTACCagccaagttggtgaatgaGGTGACAATCTTCTTACCGACCAATTCCTCAGGCTTAGTGTACTCTCCTTTTTCGGGAACTTGAACCTGTAACTTGCATTTGCCGAATTGTAAGTCCAATAGAAGCTCCACAGAGCTCAACATTTCTGCTTCTTTAACCTGATCCAAACCGGTGATTCCCAAGTCACATTTTCCTTCGCCGACAAAGGTTGGGATATCAGCAGCAGGCAAAAAGATGAGAGCGATGGGCAAGTTAGTAGAGAGCGCTATATCCAATCTGTTGGAGCGTCTAAAATGAATATCAGCACCTGCTAGAAAGTTGCAGCATTTTTCATATAATCTGCCCTCTAAGGTGTTAGTAAAAGCTAGATCATTTGTTTAATTGATCACATACTTTTTGGAACAGCAAACATCAAGCGGTCCGGAAGGTGATTTACCAAGTCCATATTGATTATCTAAAGAGCTAtagaaacaaaagaaagaaaaaaaagtaagtTTGAATTAGTAGCCCAGATTTAGCGATACTCGATAACCATTTTTCAGGGCTGCGTGTAGTAATGAGTCAACCTAAAATACCCCAACATCTGCAGGAATATTAAACTTACACTATCTTGAGGTCTTTGATAGAGTTGATGCGATTAGAGAAAATTCCTCTTCATCAGGAGGATTGTGTAATCTAAGAAGTCCATGGTAATTGTCTCAGTGAGGGTATATAAGTCCGAGCTAGATTCTTGTGTGTTGATGCAAAGTGTCTTGGTATAGTAGTATGCTAGTGTATCGCTACTTTGCGACATCTGATGTCGTGGACAGATTAGATGTAACATCCTCCACGTCCGATTTGCCTAGTGAATCCTTCTCACTATCAGTTGAATTATCCTGAAACCTCTCATAAGCTGTCGTCGATGAAGACAAGCCCGGCAGGGGAGAGAGATCTTTTTCTATAGACTTTGCAGGATGAATGGGCTTAGAAGTTGGCCCACCAGTAATGCCATTACCATTTCCATACCAGTACACGTGGAAGCTCCAggtgagaagaatcttgaTCATG contains:
- the RPN5 gene encoding proteasome regulatory particle lid subunit RPN5, with product MSREDPIKAEKDFSETLEEQIPLIEKTSDYKQAIEKYLVLEKQIRQSSDLASSKKILSKIVDTLVHNDDWDYLDELITPLSKKHGQLKSSIQSMIQEIIKSLETLDNDKPVQLEKKMKIIETIRTVTDKKIFVEVERAVVSKMLAEIYLEKKNDLDKAADILCDLQVETYSLMPFEEKIEYILEQIRLTLQKKDFAQAKILSRKILLKTLKNFERADIFKATYLKYLLEINKHENDYIMVVNNSLLLIEIPLVKESSEYKDLLVSIIYYIILSPFDNLQSDLIHKIKLNTAFSKNVDSKVFKLLEIFTTNELIHSENIEMEYRENYLNKSPVFADNETNNTNLQNRIIEHNLRVINMYYSFIKLDRLAYLLQVSSQDAEAHVSGMVNKGMITAKINRPQGIIKFDNLKHGTSAGAAQITSNSENINDLLNNWISDVDKLLEEVDSIGHLINKEEMMYGFKQNS
- the HIS1 gene encoding ATP phosphoribosyltransferase — its product is MDLVNHLPDRLMFAVPKKGRLYEKCCNFLAGADIHFRRSNRLDIALSTNLPIALIFLPAADIPTFVGEGKCDLGITGLDQVKEAEMLSSVELLLDLQFGKCKLQVQVPEKGEYTKPEELVGKKIVTSFTNLAGTFFSDLEKAQGVQEKKTNIRYVGGSVEASCALGVGDAIVDLVESGETMKAAGLKPIATILETSAQLIVSKKPRFPDLVKIIHQRFEGIMAAQRYVLCTYNAPRSIVPEVLKITPGRRAATISALENQEMSDEPWVAISSMVEKARISDVMDELKKCGGTDILVFDINNCRV